A genomic stretch from Capricornis sumatraensis isolate serow.1 chromosome 4, serow.2, whole genome shotgun sequence includes:
- the LOC138078276 gene encoding olfactory receptor 6C68-like, translating into MRNHTTVTVFILLGLTEDPQLQVLLFIFLFLTYILSIMGNLTIITLTLVDPHLKTPMYFFLQNLSFLEISFTTSCIPRFLYSISTGDRTITYNACGIQLFFTYLFGVTEFFLLATMSYDCYVAICKPLHYMTIMSNKLGKTMIICCWMVALMTILPPLSLGFHLEFCDSNVIDHFGCDASPLLKISSSDTWLIEQMVIACSVLIFIITLICVVFSYIYIIRTIFKFPSLQQRKKAFSTCSSHMIVLSISYGSCIFIYVKPSAKEGNVNKGVSLLISSISPILNPFIYTLRNKQV; encoded by the coding sequence ATGAGAAATCACACCACTGTAACAGTATTCATTCTTCTAGGACTAACAGAAGATCCTCAGTtgcaagttttgctttttatttttctatttctcaccTACATTTTGAGTATAATGGGAAATCTGACCATCATTACCCTAACATTGGTAGATCCTCACCTTAAAACACCCAtgtattttttcctccaaaatttaTCTTTCTTAGAAATCTCATTCACAACCTCCTGTATTCCAAGATTCCTATACAGTATATCAACTGGGGACAGAACCATTACTTATAATGCATGTGGGattcaattattttttacatATCTTTTTGGGGTAACTGAATTTTTTCTCTTGGCAACCATGTCATATGATTGCTACGTGGCCATCTGCAAACCCTTGCATTATATGACAATCATGAGCAACAAACTGGGCAAAACAATGATCATCTGCTGCTGGATGGTGGCACTTATGACTATCCTCCCACCACTCAGCTTAGGTTTTCATCTGGAATTCTGTGACTCTAACGTCATCGATCATTTTGGCTGTGATGCATCACCTCTCCTGAAGATCTCAAGCTCAGACACATGGTTAATTGAGCAGATGGTAATAGCCTGTTCTGTACTGATCTTCATCATCACTCTCATATGTGTAGTTTTCTCCTATATATACATCATAAGGACAATTTTTAAATTCCCTTCtcttcagcaaagaaaaaaagcctTTTCTACCTGTTCTTCCCACATGATTGTACTTTCCATCTCTTATGGCAGTTGCATCTTCATCTATGTCAAACCATCTGCAAAAGAGGGAAATGTTAACAAAGGTGTGTCACTGCTTATTTCTTCCATATCACCAATACTGAATCCTTTTATATATACTTTGAGAAATAAGCAAGTTTAA